Proteins from one Triplophysa dalaica isolate WHDGS20190420 chromosome 6, ASM1584641v1, whole genome shotgun sequence genomic window:
- the LOC130424509 gene encoding caspase-8-like, producing the protein MATNSTNRERIREHKVFLVETLCEEADVILQHAQGDKLITPREYRNLKDVVNREKKTIDLLDKLMNKGEETCCNFVQILGKADILETFPSLVGHAIIAHPGKIQEIRQYTITQIPRGTCVIINNVHFGSMKEREGSDEDQKSLDRVFSWLGFTVLVHKDKTAAQMKDLLIDLGRTVNGDCFVCCILSHGSSDGVFGTDKNIVSVDEIREPFNGSNCRNLAGKPKLFFIQACRGGKFQNVVRVQADDPEGAESELEVDAESMEVSIPADSDFLIARSTIDLHVSFRNTVKGSWFIQSLCKQLETHCPKGTDIQTILLEVNYDVSLEGVTRKQMPVHEVAMRKKLILHVPKVQ; encoded by the exons ATGGCCACGAACAGTACAAACCGTGAACGAATTCGTGAACATAAAGTCTTCCTAGTAGAAACTTTATGTGAAGAAGCTGACGTCATCTTGCAGCACGCACAGGGCGATAAACTTATAACCCCGCGGGAGTACAGGAATCTTAAAGATGTCGTTAACAGAGAGAAGAAGACCATTGACCTTCTGGACAAACTCATGAACAAGGGAGAGGAAACCTGCTGCAATTTCGTACAGATTTTAGGAAAGGCCGATATATTGGAGACTTTTCCATCATTGGTGGGTCATGCCATCATTGCACATCCAGGGAAAATACAAG AG ATCAGGCAATATACAATAACACAAATTCCACGCGGTACCTGCGTAATTATCAACAATGTACATTTTGGAAGCATGAAGGAAAGGGAGGGATCAGATGAGGATCAAA AGTCTCTTGACAGAGTTTTCAGCTGGCTGGGGTTTACGGTGTTGGTACACAAAGATAAAACCGCAGCACAAATGAAGGATCTCCTGATAGACCTGGGCAGGACAGTGAATGGTGACTGCTTCGTATGCTGCATCCTCAGCCACGGCAGCAGTGATGGAGTCTTTGGAACTGACAAGAACATTGTTTCTGTTGATGAAATACGTGAACCTTTCAATGGCAGTAACTGTAGGAACCTAGCTGGCAAACCCAAACTGTTTTTTATACAAGCTTGTCGTGGAGGTAAATTCCAAAATGTTGTTCGAGTCCAAGCAGATGATCCAGAAGGAGCCGAGTCAGAGCTGGAGGTGGATGCTGAAAGTATGGAAGTCTCAATCCCAGCTGACTCGGATTTCCTCATTGCCAGATCAACTATTGACCTTCACGTCTCTTTCAGAAACACAGTGAAAGGCTCCTGGTTTATTCAGTCACTGTGCAAGCAGCTAGAGACACATTGTCCAAA GGGAACTGACATCCAGACAATACTGCTCGAAGTGAATTATGATGTCAGCCTTGAGGGTGTTACCAGGAAACAGATGCCTGTCCATGAAGTTGCCATGAGGAAGAAACTAATTCTTCATGTCCCCAAAGTCCAGTGA
- the LOC130424454 gene encoding caspase-8-like, protein MSERIGSDEDQKSLDRVFSWLGFTVLVHKDKTAAQMKDLLKDLGRTVNGDCFVCCILSHGSSDGVYGTDGNIVSVDEIRDPFNGSNCRNLAGKPKLFFIQACRGKKYQNVVQVQADDPEGDESELEVDADRMEVLIPADSDFLIARSTIDHYYSFRNIMKGSWFIQSLCKQLETLCPQGTDIQTILLAVNYDVSLEGVTRKQMSVHEVAMRMKLILHVPKVQQSKQEPFKKSIRQNKRFLIDTLQEDADFILQHVQQDELITDREYRLLKDDQQRKGREDVVITLLDKLMGKGEETCKKFIKLLERDELLETFPNVKNHSILATDNPVTDNSKLSIDLQKNLQKLACSSEKFKKGHRNQEQGHEDDYYPVTQRPLGYCLIFNNLNYHQLGLSNRTGTDKDRDDLTRLFLKMHFWVEVRNDLQGPDMLNVIKEFAEKDHSRMDVFVCCILSHGAIGTVMGTDGQCILIRDLILPFAESRTLANKPKLFFIQASQGTNRNIGVFLKNIQETNKNDAQMDVSSIPLEADFLIGMSTAAHCVSVRNIVEGSIYIQELCKQLEECCSRKEDILSILTKVNRKVSTTNLMGHKQIPEPRYTLTRKLVLPWTEALDH, encoded by the exons ATGAGTGAAAGGATTGGATCAGATGAGGATCAAa AGTCTCTTGACAGAGTTTTCAGCTGGCTGGGGTTTACGGTGTTGGTACACAAAGATAAAACCGCAGCACAAATGAAGGATCTCCTGAAGGACCTGGGCAGGACAGTGAATGGTGACTGCTTCGTATGCTGCATCCTCAGCCACGGCAGCAGTGATGGAGTCTATGGAACCGACGGGAACATTGTTTCTGTTGATGAAATACGTGATCCTTTCAATGGCAGTAACTGTAGGAACCTAGCTGGCAAACCCAAACTGTTTTTTATACAAGCTTGTCGTGGAAAGAAATACCAAAATGTTGTTCAAGTCCAAGCAGATGATCCAGAAGGAGACGAGTCAGAGCTGGAGGTGGATGCTGACAGAATGGAAGTCTTAATCCCAGCTGACTCGGATTTCCTCATTGCCAGATCAACTATTGACCATTACTACTCTTTCAGAAACATAATGAAAGGCTCCTGGTTTATTCAGTCTCTGTGCAAGCAGCTAGAGACACTTTGTCCACA GGGAACTGACATCCAGACAATACTGCTCGCAGTGAATTATGATGTCAGCCTTGAGGGTGTTACCAGGAAACAGATGTCTGTCCATGAAGTTGCCATGAGGATgaaactgattcttcatgtcccCAAAGTCCAG CAATCAAAACAGGAACCATTCAAGAAAAGCATTCGTCAAAATAAGCGTTTTCTTATTGATACTTTACAAGAAGATGCCGACTTCATCTTGCAGCATGTCCAACAAGATGAACTCATCACTGACCGTGAGTACCGCCTCTTAAAAGATGATCAGCAAAGAAAAGGGCGAGAGGATGTGGTCATCACCTTACTTGATAAACTTATGGGCAAGGGGGAGGAAACCTGCAAAAAATTCATAAAGCTTTTGGAACGGGATGAGTTATTGGAGACTTTTCCAAATGTGAAGAATCACTCTATTCTTGCTACAG ACAACCCAGTTACAGATAACTCAAAg CTCAGCATTGATCTTCAAAAGAACCTTCAAAAATTGGCCTGCAGCTCAGAGAAATTCAAGAAAGGGCACAGAAACCAGGAACAGGGTCATGAG GACGACTACTATCCCGTGACCCAGCGGCCTTTAGGATACTGTCTAATCTTCAACAACCTAAATTATCATCAACTGGGCTTAAGTAACAGGACTGGCACAGATAAAGATAGAG ATGATCTTACCAGATTGTTtctcaaaatgcatttttgggTTGAGGTGCGAAACGACTTGCAAGGTCCGGATATGTTGAATGTGATCAAAGAGTTTGCAGAGAAAGATCACTCTAGAATGGATGTTTTCGTCTGCTGCATTCTCTCCCATGGGGCAATCGGCACTGTGATGGGCACAGACGGCCAGTGCATCCTAATCCGGGATCTTATATTGCCTTTTGCTGAAAGCCGCACACTTGCAAATAAGCCTAAGCTTTTTTTCATTCAGGCCTCCCAAGGTACAAATAGGAACATAGGAGTGTTTTTGAAGAACATACAGGAGACTAATAAAAATGATGCTCAAATGGATGTTTCTAGTATTCCTCTAGAAGCAGATTTTTTAATTGGAATGTCCACTGCTGCGCATTGTGTGTCAGTGCGGAACATCGTAGAAGGGTCCATCTATATTCAAGAGCTCTGCAAACAGCTGGAAGAATGCTGTTCCAG AAAAGAGGATATCTTGTCCATTCTGACAAAGGTGAACCGTAAAGTGAGCACGACAAATCTGATGGGTCATAAGCAAATACCTGAACCTCGGTATACCTTAACCAGGAAACTGGTACTCCCCTGGACTGAAGCTTTGGATCACTAA